The following proteins are encoded in a genomic region of Maribacter hydrothermalis:
- a CDS encoding DUF4260 domain-containing protein translates to MKNLIKLEELALMILGIFMFGLLGYQWWWLPVLILTPDLSMLGYLLGLKIGAVCYNVFHHRGFAILLYFVGIYFMLPIVQLIGTILFIHTAMDRIFGYGLKYDKGFKFTHLGEIGNKNG, encoded by the coding sequence ATGAAAAATCTAATCAAATTAGAAGAACTCGCCTTAATGATTCTCGGTATTTTTATGTTCGGCTTATTAGGTTACCAATGGTGGTGGTTGCCTGTTTTAATCTTAACTCCAGATCTATCGATGTTGGGTTATTTATTAGGCTTAAAAATAGGCGCAGTGTGCTATAATGTATTCCATCACAGAGGTTTCGCCATACTTTTATACTTTGTGGGCATCTATTTTATGCTGCCCATTGTTCAATTAATAGGTACAATTCTTTTTATACATACGGCTATGGACCGTATCTTTGGCTACGGACTTAAATATGATAAAGGGTTTAAGTTTACTCATTTAGGAGAAATAGGAAATAAAAATGGATAA
- a CDS encoding DUF4230 domain-containing protein, which produces MDNIFDTILGLVLGAIGMYWLFNFFKGKKSKEITTHQSTVLLEKMKSVCKLISVEGEFAEIYKYENVKDFMSLVSSKKKALVVIKAKAQIGYDLSKLLMHADEANKKIILDNFPQPEVLSIEPELEFYDIKSGFFNFFAPDDLTKLNAEAKAHIREKIPESGLMDTARKEALQTVLIMEKIVETIGWKLDYSALKIPQKQLDLLQE; this is translated from the coding sequence ATGGATAATATTTTTGATACCATTCTTGGGTTAGTTTTAGGTGCAATTGGGATGTACTGGCTGTTCAACTTTTTTAAAGGCAAGAAAAGCAAAGAGATTACTACACACCAGTCAACCGTATTGCTAGAAAAGATGAAAAGTGTTTGTAAGTTGATATCTGTAGAAGGCGAGTTTGCCGAAATCTATAAATATGAAAACGTAAAAGACTTTATGAGTTTAGTAAGTAGTAAAAAGAAGGCGCTGGTGGTTATAAAAGCCAAGGCACAAATTGGATATGATTTAAGTAAACTACTAATGCATGCCGATGAAGCGAATAAAAAGATAATTCTCGATAATTTTCCGCAACCAGAGGTATTGAGTATTGAACCAGAATTAGAGTTTTACGATATTAAAAGCGGGTTTTTTAACTTTTTTGCTCCAGATGACCTTACCAAACTAAATGCTGAAGCAAAAGCCCATATACGTGAAAAAATTCCGGAAAGCGGATTAATGGATACCGCAAGAAAAGAAGCTTTGCAGACCGTTTTAATTATGGAAAAAATAGTAGAAACTATTGGTTGGAAACTTGATTACTCCGCACTTAAAATTCCGCAAAAACAACTAGATTTACTCCAAGAATAA
- a CDS encoding Dabb family protein: MKNVICILVLTLMTTVTFGQNDKKMTEFDSNFSHTVFFWLKNPDNQADRTAFETSLRKFLDNSAYAKTQFIGKPPKASRDVVDDSFTYSLIVSFDSAESQQAYQDEAPHKVFIEESSALWTKVIVYDSTSI, from the coding sequence ATGAAAAACGTAATTTGTATCCTTGTATTAACACTTATGACCACAGTAACTTTTGGTCAAAATGATAAAAAAATGACTGAATTCGATTCTAATTTTTCCCACACCGTATTTTTCTGGTTGAAAAACCCTGATAATCAAGCAGATCGTACTGCTTTTGAAACTTCTTTACGTAAGTTTTTAGATAACTCGGCATATGCCAAAACACAATTTATAGGCAAGCCGCCAAAAGCAAGTAGAGATGTAGTAGATGACTCATTTACCTATTCTTTAATTGTAAGTTTCGATTCTGCGGAATCTCAACAAGCATACCAAGATGAGGCACCGCACAAAGTGTTTATTGAAGAATCTAGTGCATTGTGGACTAAAGTAATTGTTTACGATTCTACTAGTATCTAA
- a CDS encoding MmcQ/YjbR family DNA-binding protein yields the protein MNVEEYRDYCIAKKGVTESFPFDEVTLVFKVMGKMFALCGLEHVPLRVNLKCDPDKAIELREEHDGIIEGWHMSKKHWNTIYLDKISKEFTKELIDHSYDLVVSKLTKKLRVELKALK from the coding sequence ATGAACGTTGAAGAATACCGAGATTACTGCATTGCCAAAAAGGGAGTAACAGAATCTTTTCCTTTTGATGAGGTTACCTTGGTATTTAAAGTAATGGGCAAAATGTTCGCCTTATGTGGATTAGAGCATGTGCCATTACGTGTTAACCTAAAATGTGACCCAGATAAAGCCATAGAACTACGTGAAGAACATGATGGTATTATAGAGGGATGGCACATGAGTAAAAAACATTGGAACACCATATACCTGGACAAAATTTCTAAAGAGTTTACAAAAGAACTTATTGACCACTCTTATGATTTAGTGGTTTCTAAGCTCACGAAAAAGTTGAGGGTGGAGTTGAAGGCTTTAAAGTAA
- a CDS encoding ExbD/TolR family protein produces the protein MKNQRSPQEVNAGSMADIAFLLLIFFLVTTSIENDAGLNRSMPPDITDNSVDIKERNLFEISINDADKIMAEGDIIHPKILREKVIAFIDNGGFSMQEEGYCSYCKGEGLADSSENPDKAIISIKAQRNSSYPVYVAVQNEVIGAYNSLRNRESLRLFNTTYEAINSTYYNEEISVEQKGILKERLEIIRALFPQKILEPETVNN, from the coding sequence ATGAAAAACCAAAGATCACCTCAAGAAGTAAATGCCGGCTCTATGGCAGATATCGCTTTTCTATTATTGATTTTTTTCTTGGTTACCACATCTATAGAAAATGATGCGGGACTTAACCGGTCTATGCCTCCTGATATTACTGATAACAGTGTTGATATCAAAGAGCGAAACCTTTTTGAAATCAGTATAAATGATGCTGATAAAATAATGGCAGAAGGTGATATTATACACCCTAAAATTCTTAGAGAAAAAGTAATTGCATTTATTGATAATGGCGGGTTTTCAATGCAAGAAGAAGGGTATTGTAGTTATTGTAAAGGAGAGGGGTTGGCAGATTCATCTGAAAACCCTGATAAGGCTATTATTTCTATAAAGGCACAACGAAATAGTAGTTATCCGGTTTATGTGGCTGTGCAAAATGAGGTAATAGGTGCTTACAACTCCCTCCGCAATAGAGAAAGTTTGCGATTATTCAATACCACTTACGAAGCCATTAATTCAACATATTACAATGAAGAAATAAGTGTGGAGCAAAAGGGGATATTAAAAGAACGCCTTGAAATTATAAGAGCACTTTTTCCGCAGAAAATTCTAGAACCAGAAACCGTAAATAACTAA
- a CDS encoding ExbD/TolR family protein, whose protein sequence is MIKFNKYRSSKTLPPVSTASLPDIVFILLFFFMTVTVMKNQNLLVENTLPIATETEKLDKKDRVIEIYIGKPTTGGNSNLGEEPRIQMENKFITVDEVGDYALQALSSMPQHLRSVATVSIKADIGVKMGIIEDLKSQLRMVNLLKINYTTYEGAVVDNI, encoded by the coding sequence ATGATAAAATTCAACAAATACAGATCTAGTAAAACCTTACCTCCTGTTTCAACCGCTTCATTGCCAGATATCGTTTTTATACTTCTCTTTTTCTTTATGACGGTTACTGTTATGAAGAATCAAAATTTATTGGTAGAGAATACCTTACCAATAGCAACAGAAACCGAAAAGTTGGATAAGAAAGACCGAGTCATTGAAATATATATTGGTAAACCCACGACTGGCGGCAATTCAAATTTAGGGGAAGAGCCCAGAATTCAAATGGAAAATAAATTTATCACCGTAGACGAAGTCGGAGATTATGCCCTGCAAGCCCTATCATCGATGCCACAGCATTTACGAAGTGTTGCAACAGTCTCTATTAAAGCAGACATTGGGGTTAAAATGGGAATAATCGAGGACCTTAAAAGTCAACTTCGTATGGTGAATCTGTTGAAAATAAACTATACCACTTATGAAGGTGCCGTTGTAGATAATATTTAG
- a CDS encoding MutS-related protein → MRNLEEFYTQRVKGFETEIEAVNQKLFTFSVLRLVIFLGTIVAIYFASVNAKYVIGVLFIGIPLFLFLVSTYTNLKHQKAKIEALKDINTVELQVLKRDYSKLPNGKEFADDIHFFSQDIDLFGEGSFYQISNRTKLAEGSLLLSDIYKENSIGNIINKQEAISEIGKKIDWRQEFSAMAALTKTETSTHTIATWLKNYIPFVPKAMKFIPLVFSIISVAVFVAYFLDYLPESVLITWLVLGMIIVGLFTKKVTNLGQSATKMKSTFDQYNQLLAMIEKTEFTSDLLKQQKANILSNGENNSKVLKKFASLLSNLDRNNNLLYLIFANGFFLRSLTDCLAIEKWIKEHGKSVETWFNTIAFFDAYNSLGNYAFNHPNFTYPTITNNGVVLKSMNAGHPLLDPNKSVLNDITIAGGQFFIITGANMAGKSTFLRTVSLQIMMANIGLPVCAASVSYSPIKLITSMRTTDSLTDDESYFFSELKRLRYIVDEIQTDRYFIVLDEILKGTNSTDKALGSRKFVERLVKSKSTGIIATHDLSLCAVADEYDAVKNHYFDAEIIDNELHFDYTFKDGICQNMNASFLLKKMGIIE, encoded by the coding sequence ATGAGGAATTTAGAAGAGTTTTACACCCAAAGAGTAAAAGGTTTTGAAACTGAAATTGAAGCGGTAAATCAAAAGTTATTTACGTTCAGCGTACTTCGCTTAGTTATATTTTTGGGTACTATTGTAGCAATTTACTTTGCATCGGTAAATGCTAAATATGTTATTGGGGTGTTGTTTATAGGTATTCCGTTATTTTTGTTTTTGGTAAGTACATACACAAATCTCAAGCACCAAAAAGCTAAGATAGAGGCTTTAAAAGATATCAATACGGTAGAACTACAAGTACTGAAAAGAGATTATTCCAAATTACCGAACGGAAAAGAATTTGCAGACGATATTCATTTTTTTAGTCAAGATATTGACTTGTTCGGTGAAGGGTCTTTTTATCAAATCTCGAATAGAACCAAACTTGCTGAGGGTAGTTTGTTATTATCTGATATCTATAAAGAGAATTCAATTGGTAATATAATTAACAAGCAAGAAGCGATTTCCGAAATAGGTAAGAAAATAGATTGGAGACAAGAGTTTTCTGCTATGGCGGCATTGACCAAAACAGAAACTTCTACACATACTATTGCAACTTGGTTAAAGAACTATATTCCTTTTGTACCAAAGGCAATGAAGTTTATTCCGCTAGTATTTTCAATTATTTCAGTGGCTGTTTTTGTTGCTTACTTTTTAGATTACCTACCAGAATCTGTTTTGATTACTTGGTTGGTGTTAGGAATGATCATCGTTGGTTTGTTTACTAAAAAGGTGACCAACTTAGGACAAAGTGCAACTAAAATGAAATCTACTTTTGACCAGTACAATCAGCTATTGGCAATGATAGAAAAAACAGAATTCACGTCAGATTTGTTAAAACAGCAGAAAGCAAATATTCTAAGTAATGGTGAAAATAATTCTAAGGTCTTAAAGAAATTTGCATCACTTCTAAGCAACCTAGATCGTAATAATAATCTACTGTATTTAATTTTTGCGAACGGATTTTTCCTTCGTTCTTTAACTGACTGCCTAGCTATTGAAAAATGGATTAAGGAACATGGTAAAAGTGTAGAGACATGGTTTAATACCATCGCGTTTTTTGACGCCTACAACAGTTTAGGAAACTATGCTTTTAATCATCCGAATTTTACGTACCCAACCATCACGAATAACGGAGTGGTACTGAAATCTATGAATGCAGGTCATCCGTTATTGGACCCTAATAAAAGTGTATTGAATGATATTACCATAGCGGGCGGACAATTCTTTATTATCACCGGTGCAAATATGGCGGGTAAGAGTACGTTTTTAAGAACAGTATCTTTGCAGATTATGATGGCTAATATTGGGCTGCCTGTTTGCGCAGCATCCGTCAGTTATTCTCCTATAAAGTTAATTACCAGTATGCGTACTACAGATTCATTGACAGATGATGAATCGTACTTCTTTTCTGAATTAAAACGCCTAAGATACATTGTAGACGAAATACAAACAGATCGCTATTTTATTGTTTTAGATGAAATTTTGAAAGGAACCAATAGCACAGATAAGGCTTTAGGTTCAAGAAAATTTGTAGAGCGTTTAGTAAAAAGTAAATCTACCGGAATTATAGCGACCCATGATCTTAGTCTTTGTGCGGTTGCCGATGAATATGATGCGGTTAAGAACCATTATTTTGACGCAGAGATTATAGACAACGAACTACATTTCGATTATACGTTTAAAGACGGCATTTGCCAGAATATGAACGCTTCTTTTCTGTTAAAGAAGATGGGGATTATTGAGTAG
- a CDS encoding metal-dependent hydrolase, with product MDSLTQIVLGAAVGEAVLGKKVGNKAMLYGAIAGTIPDLDVITGYFLDTVTATEWHRGFSHSIFFSVIFAPVFGWFVWKINKKESATWKEWSWLMFWGLFTHPLLDAFTTWGTQLFWPFKIRLAFQSVFVIDPLYTVPFVIFLILAMFQKRTAIKRRKYMKLGLIISSVYLVLTLILKGIAFQKFEKALDEQGIVYSEMNTRPAPLNTVLWMANIDVEDAYLMGEYSFFDSQPISFISYPKNHALLGKWAMNDKIERLIKITEGWYTITEKEGQLYFNDLRFGLISMNENETQFAFSYKLVPNGEDLIVEERPKFKRDAKRLLGALWERMWGN from the coding sequence ATGGATTCACTAACACAAATAGTACTTGGAGCAGCAGTCGGTGAAGCCGTTCTAGGCAAGAAAGTTGGCAACAAGGCTATGCTTTATGGTGCTATTGCTGGCACCATACCAGATTTAGATGTAATTACCGGCTATTTTCTTGATACTGTTACGGCTACCGAATGGCATAGAGGTTTTAGTCACTCTATTTTCTTTTCGGTAATTTTTGCGCCTGTATTTGGGTGGTTTGTCTGGAAGATAAATAAGAAAGAATCCGCTACTTGGAAAGAGTGGTCTTGGTTAATGTTCTGGGGATTATTTACTCACCCGTTATTAGATGCTTTCACTACTTGGGGAACTCAATTATTTTGGCCCTTTAAAATTCGGTTGGCGTTTCAAAGTGTTTTCGTGATAGATCCGTTGTACACGGTTCCATTTGTCATATTCCTGATATTGGCTATGTTTCAAAAACGGACTGCAATAAAACGTAGAAAATATATGAAACTCGGACTTATAATTAGTTCTGTGTATTTAGTATTGACATTGATTTTAAAAGGAATCGCTTTTCAAAAATTTGAGAAAGCGCTTGACGAACAGGGTATTGTTTATAGTGAAATGAATACGCGTCCTGCTCCTTTAAATACCGTACTGTGGATGGCAAACATAGATGTGGAAGACGCCTATTTAATGGGCGAATATTCTTTTTTTGATTCCCAGCCAATTTCGTTTATATCTTATCCTAAAAATCATGCATTGCTGGGAAAATGGGCAATGAATGATAAAATAGAACGATTGATAAAAATAACCGAAGGCTGGTACACCATTACCGAAAAAGAAGGACAACTTTACTTTAATGATTTAAGATTTGGACTCATTAGTATGAATGAAAATGAAACCCAGTTTGCCTTTAGTTATAAGTTAGTTCCGAATGGTGAAGATTTGATTGTGGAAGAAAGACCGAAATTTAAACGTGATGCGAAACGTTTACTGGGTGCGCTTTGGGAACGTATGTGGGGAAACTAA
- the tamL gene encoding translocation and assembly module lipoprotein TamL, protein MKTNNFTYRSFCCLVFLLIYSCGIEKYISEGEQLYTGAQLELKIDSELTDHKEIETELLSLVEPNPNTTFLGMKPALFFHYKAQREKPGFFYKFLNKSFGEEPVYFSNVNPERVEELILNRLDNNGFFYSRSSSEVVRDSNFASVNYTASLPAPYVLENYNLESDSLPIYKEIEKMLPETALVKGDRFDLDLLKAERARLNNGLKQKGFYNSQEDLLIFEADTNQYKNRKFDLFLRLKKDVPARASIPYTIDSITVYPNYSIEGDTLPLTKENVTQIDSINFVQNELYFKPKLLESYLLFNKGNLYDANTSKQTSNRLSALGSYKYVNIQYTELDTTATDGDGGSLAASIYLAPLTKRSIRAELQAVTKSNGFTGPGILLSHTNRNVFNGGETFSVSASFSYESQLSSGSNSSLSSIAGGLKGELVIPRSIPFSPSRFKYAVPKTKISLGVDFLQRSQLFTLNSVNATFGYTWKENQYVYHTLDPISINYSKLSKVTDEFQTILDDNPFLSQSFDQRFIAGLLYSFTYDEVSKLSKEAPIYFSTNIDLAGNMLNVFSGGSGTVFGSEYAQYAKADADLRLYLRWKKERTLVSRVYAGWGVPYGNSTTLPFVKQFYSGGPYSVRAFNIRSLGPGNFNAETENATTDYFDQSGNLKLEANVEYRFPLFSYLKGAFFVDAGNVWLTGDYSDIEADQLNSSFSETLFTDGKFEKDWLKEVAAGVGFGVRLDIQSFVIRLDLASPLRIPYLDENDRWNVPFFGKADNNMTLNFAIGYPF, encoded by the coding sequence TTGAAAACTAATAATTTCACATATCGCTCATTCTGCTGCTTGGTATTCTTGCTCATCTACTCATGCGGCATAGAAAAATATATTTCAGAAGGCGAACAGTTATATACAGGTGCACAGCTTGAGTTAAAAATAGATAGTGAGCTTACTGATCATAAAGAAATAGAGACAGAATTACTAAGCCTTGTTGAACCTAACCCTAACACTACATTTTTAGGGATGAAGCCCGCCCTCTTTTTTCATTACAAAGCACAACGAGAAAAACCGGGATTCTTTTATAAATTCTTGAATAAATCTTTTGGTGAAGAACCCGTATATTTTTCAAATGTTAATCCTGAACGTGTTGAAGAATTGATATTGAACAGATTAGATAATAACGGATTTTTCTACAGCCGTTCATCATCTGAAGTTGTTCGTGATAGTAATTTTGCTTCAGTTAATTATACTGCTAGCCTGCCAGCGCCTTATGTTTTGGAAAATTACAATCTTGAATCTGACTCGCTGCCTATTTATAAAGAAATCGAAAAAATGTTACCAGAGACAGCGCTGGTAAAAGGAGATCGGTTTGACCTAGATTTATTGAAAGCTGAAAGAGCCCGATTAAACAACGGACTTAAACAGAAAGGTTTTTATAATAGTCAAGAAGACCTGTTAATTTTTGAAGCGGATACGAACCAATATAAGAATAGAAAATTCGATTTATTTTTACGATTGAAAAAAGATGTACCAGCAAGGGCGTCTATACCTTATACTATAGATTCTATAACCGTGTACCCCAATTATTCTATTGAAGGAGATACGCTACCTTTAACTAAAGAAAATGTTACCCAAATAGACAGTATCAATTTTGTACAGAACGAATTGTATTTTAAACCGAAGTTATTAGAATCGTACTTATTATTCAATAAAGGCAATCTCTACGACGCCAACACCTCTAAACAAACCAGCAACAGACTCTCTGCATTGGGCAGCTATAAATATGTAAACATTCAATATACAGAACTAGACACCACTGCAACAGATGGCGATGGCGGTTCTTTGGCCGCAAGCATTTACTTAGCGCCATTAACAAAACGGTCCATAAGGGCAGAATTACAAGCAGTAACTAAATCTAACGGATTTACAGGTCCTGGTATATTACTTAGCCATACCAATAGAAACGTTTTTAATGGCGGAGAAACCTTTAGTGTTTCTGCCAGTTTTAGTTATGAGTCACAATTATCTAGTGGGAGCAATTCTAGCCTAAGCAGCATTGCAGGTGGTCTTAAAGGAGAACTTGTAATACCCAGGTCCATCCCATTTTCACCAAGCAGATTCAAATATGCGGTACCAAAGACAAAAATATCCTTAGGAGTGGATTTTCTACAACGTAGCCAATTATTTACGTTAAATTCTGTAAATGCCACTTTTGGGTATACATGGAAAGAAAATCAGTATGTATACCACACATTGGACCCCATTAGCATTAACTATTCAAAATTGTCTAAAGTAACAGATGAATTCCAGACCATATTAGATGATAATCCGTTTTTAAGCCAGAGTTTTGACCAGCGCTTTATTGCTGGATTATTATATAGTTTTACTTATGACGAAGTATCGAAATTAAGTAAGGAGGCTCCTATTTATTTTTCTACAAATATTGATTTGGCGGGTAATATGTTGAATGTTTTCAGTGGTGGTTCCGGAACTGTTTTTGGGTCGGAATATGCCCAATACGCAAAAGCAGATGCAGATTTACGATTATACTTGCGATGGAAAAAAGAACGCACCTTAGTTTCGAGGGTATATGCCGGTTGGGGAGTGCCTTATGGAAATAGTACCACATTACCGTTCGTAAAACAATTCTATTCAGGAGGACCATATAGTGTAAGAGCCTTTAACATTCGCTCATTAGGTCCGGGTAATTTTAATGCCGAAACAGAAAACGCCACTACCGATTATTTTGACCAGTCTGGTAACTTAAAACTGGAAGCAAATGTAGAATATCGTTTTCCGTTATTCTCGTACTTAAAAGGTGCTTTTTTTGTTGATGCAGGAAATGTTTGGCTAACTGGGGATTATTCTGACATTGAAGCCGACCAACTGAACAGTAGCTTTTCTGAAACACTTTTTACAGATGGAAAATTTGAGAAAGATTGGTTAAAAGAAGTTGCCGCAGGAGTAGGTTTTGGTGTACGATTAGATATTCAAAGTTTTGTAATTCGTTTAGATTTGGCATCACCACTACGCATTCCATATTTGGATGAAAACGACCGTTGGAATGTCCCCTTCTTTGGAAAGGCGGATAATAATATGACTTTAAACTTCGCAATCGGATATCCATTTTAA